The following coding sequences lie in one Candidatus Nitrospira allomarina genomic window:
- a CDS encoding WD40 repeat domain-containing protein gives MRREWLATEIDDLLQEPDCRFVLLTAEPGAGKSAFLAQLAYDHPAWPVYFIRRDQHSPLSDVGTHSFLLRLGYQLAAHHPALFKPEQIRVTVEQRIGTIETGGEAIGAEIERILVSPFYQQVVQIQQDIERLQGKVTGLRVGEYVLEPRLVPVADLQYMALIDPARALFKLDPSQQIVILVDALDEIRYHQATDNLLTWLTNAPELPPNVRFVLTSRPPDGAVSTFQDKQTSWVRPFELQESDGRVQQDLESYLKQLLVIDAVAEIMTTDEEAKNFPDRALHRADGNIGYLDALGRGIDQAVKGMGDATHPTRVKTHQNALLEILTLKELPEHLEGLYGFFLRQIQTEAANDAVLVGKDAETGKALYRSAWAEIYRPILGVLSVAFEPLSLEQITDLGGIAVDYGDLAEAKGRLTQFLESEGERYRLYHATVGEFLTASKTRGTHPKCYLNPTEWHRKIPAHYQGKTTTWADVDWGQVDDYGLRQVSNHLAESSLGEHRELLCTPEYMEAKARRLGTHLLLGDFSPYSSVDQQEYVALSRLEKALSRETHLSTDIQNGEVKLLQQLVMQLYRLGDIELCRKIENTLTTQEGSFFSPGWIGAASLDNESQLFTLAASGLGVKSLALASDGLILAAALSNGCVDIWNIESRDKIRTVKTGLRGYALGIVISPGNDLLFTGGATDSRKGEIDVWSLADGSFIQKFECNDEIASLAITPDGSMLISGSMNGLLQVWDPKTGELLNEKGVDKWVTNLHVIDSGKRLVSLCIDRKVIVWTLPGLVRPKIFYGAKSYRDSDLANRTEALAVSPNGLIALIGYNDYMIHKLDLSQRADVGLLKGHRGWVDTLAFIDNDTAISGASDKSLRVWDIATRKTKRIMGGHSDRIRSVVVNNNHRTAFSASDDGTIRAWDLATLKTSDATLGHEAAVTQVTVEPNSSLAVSTGKDGSVKIWDMEAGHLLRTVYISNPGGLNNILTLNGCEKVMSHHYGNAPCVWNIWTGEREFPASPESCESSVHLRDTATDPTFISKLENTLVSDHIHLLASTFDGRVAASCDSDEKIVVWDIPNGEARHTIVAGSNLQSLVFSPDGKRLYSGASDGSIKLWDPIKGELQRILGGSERTASTLTFSDDGAYVLSGSEDSIITVWDHANHSVIAKFCTNSNVITALTMFSKSQVVVSGSSGGILSFWDLHTKTRLATWSGASPITCLAIGPNSRVLFGDKAGNVASVDFRHG, from the coding sequence GTGCGACGTGAATGGTTGGCGACTGAGATAGACGATCTTCTCCAAGAGCCAGACTGTCGGTTTGTCTTACTGACGGCTGAACCGGGAGCGGGGAAAAGCGCCTTTCTCGCGCAATTGGCGTACGATCATCCCGCATGGCCCGTCTATTTCATTCGCCGTGACCAGCATTCTCCCTTAAGCGATGTCGGAACGCACTCCTTTCTCTTACGACTGGGCTATCAACTCGCGGCCCACCATCCAGCACTCTTCAAGCCCGAGCAGATCCGAGTAACCGTCGAGCAGCGGATCGGCACAATCGAGACTGGGGGTGAAGCGATTGGGGCAGAAATCGAACGGATCCTTGTTTCTCCGTTTTACCAGCAAGTCGTGCAGATTCAGCAAGACATTGAACGACTGCAAGGCAAAGTCACCGGGTTGCGGGTAGGGGAATACGTTCTTGAGCCACGACTGGTCCCCGTGGCAGATCTGCAATACATGGCATTGATCGATCCCGCTCGAGCGTTATTCAAACTTGACCCTTCACAGCAGATTGTGATTCTCGTGGATGCGCTCGATGAAATCCGCTATCACCAAGCTACTGATAATCTGTTGACCTGGCTCACCAATGCGCCGGAGCTGCCACCGAATGTGCGCTTCGTGCTCACCTCGCGTCCGCCAGATGGTGCGGTCTCGACGTTTCAAGATAAACAAACATCATGGGTGAGGCCGTTTGAGCTCCAGGAGTCCGATGGCCGAGTGCAGCAAGACTTGGAGTCTTATCTAAAGCAGTTGCTGGTCATCGACGCTGTAGCGGAAATAATGACGACGGACGAAGAGGCAAAGAACTTCCCAGATCGCGCCCTGCACCGCGCGGATGGAAACATTGGCTATCTCGATGCACTCGGGCGAGGGATTGACCAGGCGGTGAAGGGGATGGGAGACGCGACGCATCCTACAAGAGTCAAGACGCATCAGAACGCGTTACTCGAAATCCTCACGCTTAAGGAATTACCCGAGCATCTTGAGGGATTATACGGGTTCTTTCTCAGACAGATCCAAACAGAGGCAGCGAACGATGCGGTCCTGGTGGGGAAAGATGCTGAGACAGGGAAGGCCCTATATCGCTCCGCCTGGGCTGAGATATATAGACCCATCCTCGGTGTGCTGTCCGTGGCGTTCGAACCCCTGTCCCTCGAGCAAATCACAGATCTTGGAGGCATTGCAGTTGACTATGGAGATTTAGCAGAGGCAAAGGGGCGCTTAACACAGTTTCTGGAAAGCGAGGGTGAGCGGTATCGCTTGTATCACGCGACGGTCGGAGAGTTTCTGACGGCATCAAAGACGCGCGGCACTCATCCCAAATGCTACCTGAACCCAACCGAGTGGCACCGCAAGATTCCTGCCCATTACCAGGGTAAGACAACTACTTGGGCGGATGTTGATTGGGGACAAGTGGATGACTACGGCCTCCGGCAAGTAAGCAATCACTTGGCAGAGAGTAGTTTGGGTGAGCATCGAGAACTGCTCTGCACTCCCGAGTACATGGAGGCAAAAGCTCGACGCCTTGGAACACATTTACTCTTAGGAGACTTTTCTCCTTATTCATCAGTAGACCAGCAGGAATATGTAGCACTGTCTCGGTTAGAGAAGGCTCTTTCAAGAGAAACGCATCTGAGTACCGACATTCAAAACGGTGAGGTAAAACTGCTTCAACAATTGGTGATGCAGCTTTACAGGCTTGGTGATATAGAACTTTGTAGAAAAATTGAAAATACACTCACTACTCAGGAAGGTTCTTTCTTCTCACCGGGTTGGATCGGAGCAGCGAGCCTTGATAACGAAAGCCAGCTATTTACTCTTGCAGCAAGCGGACTTGGCGTTAAATCTCTCGCTCTCGCAAGTGATGGTCTGATCTTGGCCGCTGCCCTCTCGAATGGGTGTGTGGATATCTGGAATATTGAAAGTCGCGACAAAATTCGCACCGTCAAAACTGGGTTGCGCGGATATGCACTTGGCATTGTGATTTCTCCTGGAAATGATCTGCTCTTTACAGGTGGTGCCACTGACTCTCGGAAAGGTGAGATCGATGTCTGGAGCCTGGCGGACGGGTCCTTCATTCAGAAGTTTGAATGCAATGACGAAATTGCCTCCCTTGCAATCACACCTGATGGATCCATGCTTATCTCTGGCTCCATGAATGGTCTGTTACAAGTATGGGATCCAAAAACCGGTGAATTGCTCAATGAGAAGGGCGTGGATAAATGGGTGACGAATCTTCACGTGATTGATAGTGGGAAACGTCTTGTCTCTCTCTGCATAGACCGAAAAGTAATCGTTTGGACGCTACCTGGCTTGGTGAGACCAAAGATTTTCTATGGAGCAAAATCTTATAGAGATTCGGACCTTGCCAATAGAACCGAGGCTCTGGCTGTCAGCCCAAACGGACTAATTGCTCTAATTGGATATAACGATTATATGATTCACAAATTGGACCTGTCGCAGAGAGCTGATGTGGGTCTTCTTAAAGGACACCGAGGATGGGTCGATACTCTCGCCTTTATTGACAACGACACGGCTATTTCTGGAGCTTCGGATAAGTCTTTGCGAGTTTGGGATATAGCAACCCGAAAGACGAAAAGAATCATGGGGGGCCACAGCGACAGGATTCGTTCAGTCGTAGTGAACAACAACCATAGGACGGCCTTTTCCGCCTCAGATGACGGAACTATTAGAGCCTGGGATCTGGCAACGTTAAAAACTTCAGACGCAACCTTAGGCCACGAAGCAGCAGTGACTCAGGTTACGGTGGAACCTAATTCTAGCTTGGCAGTGTCGACTGGCAAGGATGGCTCCGTGAAGATTTGGGATATGGAAGCTGGACATCTGCTCCGCACTGTTTATATCTCTAACCCAGGGGGTCTCAATAATATTTTGACACTCAACGGATGTGAAAAGGTGATGTCGCATCATTATGGCAACGCACCGTGCGTATGGAATATTTGGACCGGCGAGCGAGAATTCCCAGCAAGTCCTGAGAGTTGTGAGTCCTCTGTTCATTTGAGAGACACAGCCACCGACCCCACCTTCATATCTAAATTGGAGAACACCCTCGTTTCTGACCACATACATCTCCTTGCCTCAACTTTTGACGGACGTGTGGCAGCGTCTTGCGATTCAGATGAGAAAATTGTCGTCTGGGATATACCCAATGGCGAGGCTCGTCACACCATTGTTGCTGGGAGTAACTTGCAAAGCCTTGTTTTCTCGCCAGATGGTAAGAGGCTGTATTCTGGTGCATCGGATGGGAGCATTAAACTTTGGGATCCTATTAAAGGAGAGTTGCAAAGGATCTTGGGAGGGTCGGAGAGAACAGCTTCTACCCTCACTTTTTCTGATGACGGAGCATATGTTCTATCGGGTTCGGAAGATTCGATAATAACTGTGTGGGATCATGCGAATCACAGTGTAATCGCAAAATTTTGTACTAATTCTAATGTGATCACCGCACTGACTATGTTTTCCAAATCACAGGTGGTGGTGTCTGGTTCCTCTGGAGGCATTCTAAGCTTCTGGGATCTTCATACAAAAACAAGATTGGCTACGTGGTCTGGAGCTAGTCCCATCACATGCCTTGCAATCGGACCCAATAGTAGAGTCTTATTTGGTGATAAGGCTGGGAATGTGGCCTCTGTGGATTTCCGTCATGGGTAA
- a CDS encoding zinc ribbon domain-containing protein translates to MKCPQCGKNGLAESAQFCSACGDKLPKPKKAVGQMSWPCPNCALELEKPVRECPQCGILVKVLPKAAERASNFVGRYSTLRRIDSWISGNPVAEPALVLTGGAGSGKSALMAWLCGAGPASSDQEIDAVRKRVHKSLDAVHFCIATTSGTSPSLDPARFATKLSEQLSFRIPDYGAWLLANADRQTEINVKQIAESVSGTMIGVLVEHLSGKDPSSIFSAILEPLASIPLPQGQVVILIDALDEAELWPASPTIGELLAGALDGGAEGVAGRVRFVVSTRPVDLVTDRFPREAQWDLIDDAADDSSDVLTYVRARFKRSAPHADPAFAQKFTEASQENFLYAKTALDYWLPRLNQLDPKKELDLLPKLNGIYSSFLQREYGSKEGKKLWKDESKPLLGTLGVAQEKLSDVQLQFILNIDEMGRLQDALQQCDPYLEGDRPNGPFDLYHQSFREFLFDQKHNHKFPLSEADDNARTAVRYLDRYRGDWDKCFDDYGLRHTPTHLAEAARHSRQPKRDDFIQRLISLVGDSEFQKAHEKRLGDAAALQRDLERTLEEACHNDSPVALRLVFDATRELQAFRHQQMDPKQVFEAAEAGDLDRAEKLLEIFFAEPHWHRASLLVAVWLAAAGARRDAAQSFFARLEDDPLDIRPLPTLSERVSDALSDTPPERRLTDLIPQDHPELIQQILQRMRGLNADEEVLASELDPNSFADVQEQLDQLDQRQQALVSQLGEGVDPTVKDREGTSYLGGIDGPHLVAYSLADSAKGDDSLSEYVQLLAANGYVFYRNRSLWGLFCSILRHPKQNWVKQFSRLVCEAALAGSRVRFAEGVPIAQRVIEKAKGKPKLRPMFDELLVLAKSRASELEKQPGRGLTEPSRGRGDTWGHYKRLLGILAEALSVVIGDTEIASNLVDLALDRPSGFAGYESPACLALAESALIAGPGAEDRIHKALQRASESAHCVQDPPFCARTTSRYNALAHEWRDQISMPVQATELAKRIDCFLKNPYAAEFGAVHIVGEAYLGRANPPVHLEIPSWAQKAATLRDLARFYERTLADFVRLNREDIRRADEILPIGTEVRVPDPEMSYLLASYLSALVIVTPGLDTAKRTRLIQSLVPMTVSSPTAIDTVLARLLLVARPDDPELFARLPDELKILMDDPGSGYREALMSFEF, encoded by the coding sequence ATGAAATGTCCTCAGTGTGGTAAGAACGGCCTGGCAGAGAGTGCTCAGTTCTGTTCTGCGTGCGGTGATAAGCTCCCCAAGCCTAAAAAGGCGGTGGGGCAAATGTCCTGGCCGTGCCCCAACTGTGCATTGGAACTAGAGAAGCCTGTGCGAGAATGTCCGCAGTGCGGCATCCTGGTCAAGGTTCTCCCCAAAGCGGCGGAGAGGGCTAGTAACTTTGTCGGTCGTTACTCGACACTCCGGCGAATCGACTCTTGGATCAGCGGGAATCCGGTGGCCGAGCCTGCCCTAGTGCTCACCGGAGGAGCTGGAAGTGGAAAGTCGGCGCTCATGGCTTGGCTGTGCGGGGCAGGTCCAGCATCTTCGGATCAGGAAATCGACGCAGTCCGCAAGCGCGTGCACAAATCACTGGATGCAGTCCATTTTTGCATTGCCACAACTAGCGGCACTAGCCCCTCTCTTGATCCAGCGCGTTTTGCCACGAAGCTCTCTGAGCAGCTCAGCTTTCGTATCCCTGACTATGGTGCTTGGTTACTCGCAAACGCTGATAGGCAGACAGAGATCAATGTCAAACAGATAGCAGAATCGGTCTCGGGAACGATGATCGGTGTCCTGGTGGAACACCTTAGCGGGAAAGATCCATCTTCCATTTTCTCGGCCATTCTTGAGCCATTGGCTTCCATTCCCCTGCCACAAGGTCAGGTCGTGATCCTAATCGATGCTCTCGATGAGGCCGAGCTTTGGCCTGCCTCGCCAACCATTGGGGAACTCCTAGCTGGGGCACTTGATGGCGGCGCTGAAGGCGTAGCCGGGCGTGTTCGTTTTGTGGTGAGCACGCGTCCAGTGGATCTCGTGACGGATCGTTTTCCGCGTGAAGCCCAATGGGACCTGATCGACGATGCAGCTGACGATTCCTCTGATGTTCTTACTTATGTTCGAGCTCGCTTCAAGAGGTCTGCACCTCATGCAGACCCAGCGTTCGCACAGAAATTTACGGAAGCCAGCCAGGAGAATTTCCTCTACGCCAAGACCGCTCTGGATTACTGGCTTCCGAGACTCAACCAGCTCGACCCCAAAAAGGAGCTCGACCTGCTGCCTAAGCTCAACGGAATCTATTCCAGCTTTCTGCAACGGGAGTACGGCTCGAAGGAGGGCAAAAAGCTGTGGAAAGACGAGTCGAAACCACTCCTCGGTACGTTGGGGGTAGCGCAGGAGAAACTGAGCGACGTGCAGTTGCAGTTCATTTTGAACATCGATGAGATGGGCCGGCTACAGGATGCCTTACAGCAATGCGACCCCTACCTTGAAGGCGATCGGCCCAACGGACCATTCGATCTCTATCACCAAAGCTTTCGCGAGTTCCTGTTTGATCAAAAACACAACCACAAATTCCCGTTGTCCGAGGCTGATGACAACGCTCGCACGGCCGTACGGTATCTGGACCGGTATCGGGGGGACTGGGATAAATGCTTCGACGATTACGGCTTACGGCACACGCCCACTCATCTGGCGGAAGCTGCCCGACACAGCCGGCAACCCAAACGCGATGACTTCATCCAGCGGCTGATCTCATTGGTAGGCGATAGCGAGTTCCAGAAAGCCCACGAAAAACGTCTCGGAGATGCGGCGGCCCTTCAGCGGGACTTGGAACGGACCCTGGAGGAGGCTTGTCACAACGACTCGCCGGTCGCCCTGCGCCTTGTCTTCGATGCGACTAGAGAATTGCAAGCATTTCGCCACCAACAGATGGACCCCAAGCAGGTGTTCGAGGCGGCAGAAGCGGGAGATCTCGACCGGGCAGAGAAACTTCTTGAGATCTTTTTCGCTGAGCCCCACTGGCATCGGGCCAGCTTGCTCGTCGCTGTCTGGCTGGCCGCTGCCGGGGCGCGGAGGGATGCGGCCCAAAGTTTTTTTGCCCGGCTGGAAGACGATCCCCTCGACATTCGGCCGCTGCCAACGTTGTCCGAGCGGGTGTCGGATGCTCTATCCGACACTCCGCCAGAGAGACGCCTCACCGATCTGATACCGCAGGATCACCCGGAGCTCATCCAACAGATCCTGCAACGCATGCGCGGCTTGAACGCCGATGAGGAGGTCCTGGCCTCGGAGCTCGACCCGAATTCCTTTGCAGATGTTCAGGAACAGCTCGATCAGCTGGATCAGCGACAACAGGCGCTCGTCAGCCAACTTGGCGAAGGCGTCGACCCTACCGTGAAGGACCGGGAGGGCACCAGCTATTTGGGTGGTATTGACGGACCCCACCTCGTCGCCTATTCGCTAGCAGACTCAGCGAAGGGCGATGACTCGCTGAGCGAATACGTCCAGCTGCTAGCCGCGAATGGCTACGTCTTCTATCGAAATCGCTCCCTTTGGGGTTTATTCTGCAGCATCCTCCGACACCCGAAGCAAAATTGGGTGAAACAGTTCTCGCGGTTGGTCTGCGAAGCGGCCCTTGCCGGCAGTCGTGTCCGATTTGCTGAAGGCGTACCCATCGCACAACGGGTAATCGAGAAGGCCAAAGGAAAGCCGAAGCTCCGACCTATGTTCGACGAGCTTCTGGTTCTGGCGAAAAGCCGAGCTTCAGAGTTGGAAAAGCAACCTGGACGGGGCCTAACGGAGCCATCGAGAGGACGCGGCGATACCTGGGGCCACTACAAGCGACTCTTGGGGATCCTGGCAGAAGCGCTGTCGGTCGTTATCGGTGACACCGAGATTGCGAGTAACTTAGTGGATCTGGCTCTCGATCGTCCATCCGGCTTCGCAGGTTACGAATCCCCAGCCTGCCTCGCATTGGCCGAGTCCGCCCTTATCGCCGGACCTGGGGCGGAGGACCGGATTCACAAGGCCCTGCAACGCGCATCGGAGTCGGCCCACTGTGTGCAAGACCCGCCTTTCTGCGCTCGTACCACCAGCCGCTATAACGCCCTCGCTCATGAATGGCGGGATCAGATTTCCATGCCAGTGCAAGCAACCGAACTAGCGAAAAGGATTGATTGCTTCTTAAAGAACCCTTACGCAGCCGAATTTGGTGCTGTCCACATCGTCGGTGAGGCCTACCTTGGACGTGCGAATCCTCCGGTTCACCTGGAGATTCCGAGTTGGGCACAGAAGGCTGCTACGCTCCGTGACTTAGCCCGCTTTTATGAGCGTACACTTGCGGATTTTGTTCGCCTGAACCGGGAGGACATCAGGCGAGCGGACGAGATTCTTCCGATTGGGACCGAGGTCCGAGTGCCGGATCCCGAAATGAGCTATCTGCTGGCGAGCTACCTCTCTGCCTTGGTCATAGTGACCCCTGGTCTGGACACCGCAAAGCGAACGCGACTGATCCAATCCCTTGTCCCCATGACGGTCAGCAGTCCAACGGCAATCGACACGGTTCTGGCACGCCTGCTACTCGTTGCGCGCCCCGATGACCCGGAGCTGTTCGCAAGACTACCCGACGAACTCAAAATCTTAATGGATGATCCTGGATCTGGATACCGAGAAGCTCTTATGAGTTTTGAGTTTTGA
- a CDS encoding patatin-like phospholipase family protein — MEYDLVFEGGGAKGMVFVGAMQAFGEAEHTMGRLLGTSAGAITATLLAAGYTTQEMLEALVEEQGGQPVFLGFMGVPGPFDETEVANSAMIEFFRAVDLPLVPEFIEKKIDGALVTLLSKSKKYSHLFSFVERGGWFTAQKFLVWMEKKLNTGQVNGKARQFGGMTLLEFFQATGKELSLVASDTTGQQVLVLNHRTAPQCPIVWAVRMSMSIPLVWEEVEWFPEWGTYREHDISGHHIVDGGVLSNFPIELLVSNAPHVVAVMGEKKVGNIIGMLIDEKLPVPNAPLVPEKSSGLDFGRLKTIQRLKRLVDTMTNAHDKQIIDSLSDLVVRLPAKGYGTTEFDMTDDRRNALVAAGKQAMGDYVAAWEAADSKGIDLVHLERVQEASTRIATGILSGG, encoded by the coding sequence ATGGAATATGATCTCGTTTTTGAGGGTGGAGGGGCAAAAGGAATGGTCTTTGTGGGGGCCATGCAGGCATTTGGTGAGGCAGAACACACTATGGGAAGGCTCTTAGGTACCTCAGCTGGGGCGATCACCGCTACGCTTTTGGCGGCGGGTTATACAACTCAAGAAATGCTGGAAGCCCTTGTGGAAGAGCAGGGAGGCCAACCAGTATTTCTTGGGTTTATGGGGGTTCCAGGCCCGTTTGATGAAACTGAGGTGGCAAACAGTGCGATGATTGAATTCTTTAGGGCGGTCGATCTTCCGTTGGTGCCTGAGTTCATCGAGAAGAAGATAGACGGGGCCCTGGTCACGTTACTTTCAAAGAGTAAAAAATACAGCCATTTGTTCTCGTTCGTGGAACGCGGAGGGTGGTTCACGGCTCAAAAATTTCTCGTCTGGATGGAAAAGAAACTCAATACTGGGCAGGTAAATGGGAAAGCGAGACAATTTGGAGGCATGACGCTGCTTGAGTTTTTCCAGGCGACAGGGAAGGAACTTAGTTTAGTGGCTTCAGACACAACTGGCCAACAAGTCTTAGTTCTTAACCATCGTACGGCCCCTCAATGTCCCATTGTCTGGGCAGTACGCATGTCTATGAGTATTCCTCTTGTGTGGGAAGAAGTTGAATGGTTCCCTGAATGGGGTACCTATCGGGAACATGACATTTCTGGCCACCATATCGTTGATGGTGGAGTTTTATCGAATTTCCCAATCGAACTTTTGGTATCAAATGCTCCACATGTTGTGGCTGTTATGGGTGAGAAAAAGGTGGGAAATATCATTGGTATGCTTATTGATGAAAAACTCCCAGTGCCGAATGCGCCTCTTGTACCCGAGAAGTCTTCCGGCCTTGACTTTGGTCGACTGAAAACCATTCAGCGGTTGAAACGACTTGTTGACACTATGACAAACGCCCACGACAAACAGATTATCGACTCCCTGAGTGACTTGGTCGTACGTCTACCCGCCAAGGGTTATGGGACGACCGAATTTGACATGACTGACGATCGCCGAAATGCGTTGGTGGCTGCTGGAAAGCAGGCAATGGGAGACTATGTGGCAGCGTGGGAAGCCGCAGACTCCAAAGGTATAGATCTCGTACATCTTGAACGTGTTCAGGAGGCCTCAACGCGCATCGCAACTGGGATTCTCAGCGGCGGGTAG
- a CDS encoding tetratricopeptide repeat protein — MRTKAWALEHLIPPRLDEALRCLKEALAIEPDELSHQARYADVLWDQGDFAQARLKYESIVTHATNTVDGGLLGWCHMRLGQFEMAEKYLQEEVAKGPKALELKFDLGLLPPSRGEGTAALTEYQDALKAATQTSTNRQRGLLTIAIADLRIQVESCQFNIPDEQSHKAMTSLQSAYNRVTG; from the coding sequence TTGAGAACGAAAGCCTGGGCTTTGGAGCATCTGATTCCACCTCGTCTAGACGAAGCATTGCGGTGTTTGAAAGAGGCACTTGCAATTGAACCTGATGAGTTATCGCATCAGGCCCGCTACGCAGACGTGTTGTGGGACCAAGGTGACTTCGCCCAAGCTCGATTAAAGTACGAGTCTATCGTCACTCATGCTACTAATACGGTTGATGGTGGCCTTTTAGGATGGTGTCACATGCGACTCGGTCAGTTTGAAATGGCCGAAAAATATCTTCAAGAGGAGGTGGCCAAGGGGCCTAAGGCGTTAGAGCTTAAGTTTGATCTGGGGCTATTACCGCCCTCTCGAGGAGAAGGCACAGCCGCGCTGACTGAATATCAAGATGCTCTGAAAGCGGCGACCCAAACATCTACCAATCGGCAGCGAGGGCTTCTTACTATTGCAATAGCAGATCTCAGAATTCAAGTGGAAAGCTGTCAATTCAATATACCAGACGAACAATCTCATAAAGCAATGACATCATTACAAAGTGCTTATAATCGAGTAACCGGTTAG
- a CDS encoding tetratricopeptide repeat protein, producing MPKKKKRKTKRKPVFSKASGLGMQESSQSENLFGRLGRWLQRMFRNPDLTSPATSNLPEARPDQAENEIFEKALKILAKKISGITPEQDYHQMEEAVSGYLKLIENLGPNQEIIKAIESPLGRLNKILKDHPHHTAARAWKGLVLLTANKPDEAFPLLQQAVKKYPDEPNIHVGLSLVCWIKERFEQTLQHAEKAIQLYSDTEEHARLGVALLMKARALQKFENKDQATEFFQKAAKLNPNASLIHLVLGQHLMDVERYEEALEALDQAYVLNTEDSSVHEHRANCYLKLECFDDALSCAQEGLNKKPDSMSLIRIKASAFNKLGRFDAAISSLALVLRKEISGINLLLIHHEAYKAYHALGRIDDALARTQPKYVDAVIGSMACLDEGDLNIATLDAAIRKRSELAYLWHDLKGEAFRRRGQFEDAQTEFRRSLELNRDNAKALATLARNFRGLGNSEDSLEAIEKSLALEPKNVEALIIKADIYHEIDRDVDSLKVLRLGLEIDQDNAELHASIGRSLWKLDRDDEALQYLDHAIKVSPDYEFAWRLRGLALESLSKFEEAVSSFTRALEINPESLSVLRNLGDVLISLERSEEALEHLNKAIKIDPSGSAILGTKGRALIALDRNDEATEVLQKGAHLDPNQIWIHMNLAQALINLDRNQDALNVLNEAIKNNPEAGELLTQKSQILAEMGLFEKSL from the coding sequence ATGCCAAAGAAAAAAAAACGTAAAACCAAACGAAAGCCAGTCTTTAGTAAAGCCTCAGGTTTGGGGATGCAAGAGAGTTCTCAATCCGAAAATCTCTTCGGACGGTTGGGCAGATGGCTTCAGAGAATGTTTAGGAATCCAGATCTAACTTCCCCAGCGACCTCCAATCTACCAGAAGCAAGGCCGGACCAAGCAGAAAACGAAATTTTTGAGAAGGCTCTGAAGATTCTCGCCAAAAAGATTTCGGGGATCACACCTGAACAGGATTACCATCAAATGGAGGAAGCTGTTTCGGGGTATCTCAAATTGATCGAAAATCTAGGACCTAATCAGGAAATCATCAAGGCTATTGAATCACCATTAGGACGTCTGAACAAAATACTCAAGGATCATCCTCACCACACGGCAGCCCGTGCTTGGAAGGGTCTTGTCCTATTGACCGCGAACAAACCTGACGAGGCCTTCCCCCTTCTGCAACAAGCTGTAAAAAAGTATCCCGATGAGCCTAATATTCACGTGGGACTTAGCCTGGTGTGTTGGATTAAAGAGCGATTTGAACAGACACTACAACACGCTGAAAAGGCTATACAATTGTATTCTGATACAGAAGAACACGCACGATTGGGAGTGGCTCTTCTCATGAAAGCTCGGGCACTGCAAAAATTCGAAAACAAGGATCAAGCCACTGAATTCTTCCAGAAAGCAGCTAAGCTTAATCCGAATGCGAGCCTTATTCACTTAGTATTGGGGCAACATCTTATGGATGTAGAACGCTATGAAGAAGCTCTAGAAGCATTAGACCAAGCCTATGTTCTAAACACAGAGGATTCCAGTGTCCATGAACATCGAGCAAATTGCTACCTTAAACTGGAATGCTTTGATGATGCCTTGAGTTGCGCTCAGGAGGGCTTAAATAAGAAGCCAGATTCCATGAGTTTAATCCGTATAAAAGCAAGCGCATTTAATAAATTAGGCCGATTCGATGCAGCCATAAGTTCTCTTGCCCTAGTATTACGCAAGGAAATATCAGGAATCAATTTATTATTGATACATCATGAAGCATACAAAGCGTATCACGCCCTGGGCCGCATAGACGACGCACTGGCGAGAACCCAACCAAAGTACGTGGATGCTGTCATAGGATCTATGGCGTGTTTGGACGAAGGAGACCTCAATATCGCGACCTTAGATGCGGCCATCCGAAAACGGTCTGAACTTGCCTATCTATGGCATGATCTTAAGGGAGAAGCATTCCGAAGAAGAGGCCAGTTCGAAGATGCTCAAACTGAGTTTCGGAGATCGCTTGAACTCAATCGGGATAACGCCAAAGCCCTTGCCACCCTTGCTAGAAATTTTCGCGGCCTTGGCAACTCAGAAGATAGCTTAGAGGCAATCGAAAAATCATTGGCACTCGAGCCGAAAAATGTGGAAGCACTGATCATTAAGGCGGACATTTACCATGAAATAGATCGTGATGTGGATTCGCTTAAGGTACTAAGATTGGGGCTTGAGATCGACCAAGATAATGCCGAGCTTCATGCCTCCATAGGACGGTCTCTTTGGAAACTAGATCGGGACGACGAGGCACTCCAATATCTTGACCACGCCATTAAAGTCTCACCAGACTATGAATTTGCATGGAGACTCCGAGGACTGGCATTGGAATCGTTAAGTAAATTCGAAGAAGCGGTTTCTTCGTTTACCCGCGCATTAGAAATTAACCCAGAATCACTATCTGTACTCAGAAATCTAGGCGATGTATTAATTTCCCTGGAACGCAGCGAAGAAGCCCTCGAACACTTGAATAAAGCAATAAAAATTGATCCATCTGGTTCAGCCATTCTAGGGACAAAAGGCCGAGCCTTAATTGCATTAGATCGCAACGATGAAGCTACAGAAGTCTTGCAAAAAGGAGCCCACCTGGATCCAAATCAAATCTGGATTCATATGAACTTAGCTCAGGCATTAATCAATCTTGATCGTAACCAAGACGCATTGAATGTACTGAATGAAGCTATTAAAAATAATCCAGAAGCCGGAGAACTACTCACTCAGAAAAGTCAGATTTTGGCAGAAATGGGGCTATTTGAGAAATCTCTATAG